In Streptomyces thermolilacinus SPC6, a single genomic region encodes these proteins:
- a CDS encoding tetratricopeptide repeat protein: MGAKIMYFVTAAFLVVWFVLVGGRGVALIQQGTAVTVTLGIAALVLPAIGVWFLWMNTRFVTKANRLAAELEAEGGLPEDELRRTPDGRIDRDSADEVFARRRAETEDAPDDWRCWFRLAVAYRDARDTPRARKAMQRAIALYDGRPAPS, from the coding sequence ATGGGCGCGAAGATCATGTACTTCGTGACGGCGGCCTTCCTGGTCGTCTGGTTCGTCCTGGTCGGCGGCCGCGGCGTGGCCCTGATCCAGCAGGGCACCGCCGTCACGGTGACGCTCGGCATCGCCGCGCTGGTGCTGCCCGCGATCGGCGTGTGGTTCCTGTGGATGAACACCCGGTTCGTCACCAAGGCCAACCGCCTGGCCGCCGAGCTGGAGGCCGAGGGCGGACTGCCCGAGGACGAGCTGCGCCGTACGCCGGACGGCCGGATCGACCGCGACTCGGCCGACGAGGTGTTCGCCCGCCGCCGTGCCGAGACCGAGGACGCCCCGGACGACTGGCGCTGCTGGTTCCGGCTCGCCGTCGCCTACCGCGACGCCCGCGACACCCCCAGGGCCCGCAAGGCGATGCAGCGCGCGATCGCCCTGTACGACGGTCGGCCCGCCCCGTCCTGA
- the dapB gene encoding 4-hydroxy-tetrahydrodipicolinate reductase, whose protein sequence is MSKLRVAVLGAKGRIGSEAVRAVEAADDLELVAALGRVDSLDALTGSGAQVAVELTTPDSVMDNLDFCVRHGIHAVVGTTGWTDERLARLKGWLDLSPETGVLIAPNFSIGAVLTMRFAQLAAPYFESVEVVELHHPNKVDAPSGTATRTAQLIAAARAEAGCAPQPDATTTALDGARGANVDGVPVHAVRLRGLLAHQEVLLGGEGETLTVRHDSLHHSSFMPGILLGCRRVVSAPGLTFGLEHFLDLG, encoded by the coding sequence ATGAGCAAGCTGCGCGTGGCCGTCCTCGGCGCCAAGGGCCGCATCGGCTCCGAGGCGGTACGAGCCGTGGAGGCCGCCGACGACCTGGAACTCGTCGCGGCCCTCGGCCGGGTCGACTCCCTGGACGCGCTCACCGGGAGCGGCGCCCAGGTCGCCGTCGAGCTGACCACCCCCGACTCGGTGATGGACAACCTCGACTTCTGCGTACGCCACGGCATCCACGCCGTCGTCGGCACCACCGGCTGGACCGACGAGCGCCTCGCACGGCTGAAGGGGTGGCTGGACCTGTCCCCGGAGACGGGCGTGCTCATCGCGCCCAACTTCTCCATCGGCGCCGTCCTCACCATGCGGTTCGCCCAGCTCGCCGCGCCGTACTTCGAGTCCGTCGAGGTCGTGGAGCTGCACCATCCGAACAAGGTCGACGCCCCCTCCGGCACGGCCACCCGCACCGCGCAGCTCATCGCCGCCGCCCGCGCCGAGGCCGGCTGCGCCCCGCAGCCCGACGCCACGACCACGGCGCTGGACGGGGCGCGCGGCGCGAACGTGGACGGCGTCCCCGTCCACGCCGTACGCCTCCGCGGGCTCCTCGCCCACCAGGAGGTGCTGCTCGGCGGCGAGGGCGAGACGCTCACCGTCCGCCACGACTCGCTGCACCACAGCAGCTTCATGCCCGGCATCCTGCTGGGCTGCCGCCGCGTCGTCTCCGCTCCGGGCCTCACCTTCGGCCTGGAGCACTTCCTCGACCTCGGCTGA
- a CDS encoding M16 family metallopeptidase: MTSRSLRTTARTSSEARAVARTQTLLPGKDGIGTVRRTTLPGGLRVVTETLPSVRSATFGIWAHVGSRDETPTLNGATHYLEHLLFKGTRERSALDISAAIDAVGGEMNAFTAKEYTCYYARVLDTDLPLAIDVVCDMLTGSLIRAADVDAERGVILEEIAMTEDDPGDVVHDLFAQTMFGDSPLGRPVLGTVDTINALTRDQIARFYKKHYDPTHLVVAAAGNVDHATVVRQVRRAFEKAGALTRTDAVPLAPRDGRRAIRTAGRVEVAHRRTEQAHVVLGMPGLARTDERRWALGVLNTALGGGMSSRLFQEVREKRGLAYSVYSYTSGFADCGLFGVYAGCRPSQVHDVLRICREELDRVAADGLPDDEIARAIGQLSGSTVLGLEDTGALMNRIGKSELCWGDQMSVDDMLARIAAVTPDDVRAVASELLGQRPSLAVIGPLKDKQTDRLHTAVS; the protein is encoded by the coding sequence GTGACGTCCCGTAGTCTCCGGACGACGGCCCGCACCTCCTCGGAGGCGCGGGCCGTCGCCCGTACCCAAACGCTTCTCCCCGGCAAGGACGGCATCGGCACGGTCCGCCGCACCACCCTCCCGGGCGGCCTGCGCGTCGTCACCGAGACGCTGCCCTCCGTGCGCTCCGCCACCTTCGGCATCTGGGCGCACGTCGGCTCCCGCGACGAGACGCCCACGCTCAACGGCGCCACGCACTACTTGGAGCACCTCCTCTTCAAGGGCACCCGCGAGCGCAGCGCCCTCGACATCTCCGCAGCGATCGACGCGGTCGGCGGCGAGATGAACGCCTTCACGGCGAAGGAGTACACGTGCTACTACGCGCGCGTGCTCGACACGGACCTGCCGCTCGCCATCGACGTCGTCTGCGACATGCTCACCGGCTCGCTGATCCGGGCCGCGGACGTGGACGCCGAGCGCGGCGTGATCCTCGAAGAGATCGCGATGACCGAGGACGACCCGGGCGACGTCGTGCACGACCTGTTCGCGCAGACGATGTTCGGCGACTCGCCGCTGGGCCGCCCGGTCCTCGGCACGGTCGACACGATCAACGCGCTCACCCGCGACCAGATCGCCCGCTTCTACAAGAAGCACTACGACCCGACGCACCTGGTCGTCGCCGCCGCGGGCAACGTCGACCACGCCACGGTCGTACGCCAGGTCCGCCGCGCCTTCGAGAAGGCGGGCGCCCTGACCCGTACGGACGCCGTCCCCCTCGCCCCGCGCGACGGCCGCCGCGCCATCCGCACGGCAGGCCGCGTCGAGGTCGCCCACCGCAGGACCGAGCAGGCTCACGTCGTGCTCGGCATGCCCGGCCTCGCCCGCACCGACGAGCGCCGCTGGGCCCTGGGCGTCCTCAACACGGCCCTCGGCGGCGGCATGTCGTCGCGCCTCTTCCAGGAGGTCCGCGAGAAGCGCGGCCTGGCCTACAGCGTGTACTCGTACACCTCGGGCTTCGCCGACTGCGGCCTGTTCGGCGTGTACGCGGGTTGCCGCCCCAGCCAGGTCCACGACGTGCTGAGGATCTGCCGCGAGGAACTGGACCGGGTCGCCGCCGACGGCCTGCCGGACGACGAGATCGCCCGCGCCATCGGCCAGCTCTCCGGCTCCACCGTCCTCGGCCTGGAGGACACCGGCGCCCTGATGAACCGCATCGGCAAGAGCGAGCTGTGCTGGGGTGACCAGATGTCCGTGGACGACATGCTGGCCCGCATCGCCGCCGTCACCCCCGACGACGTCCGCGCGGTGGCGTCCGAGCTCCTCGGCCAGCGGCCGTCGCTCGCGGTGATCGGCCCGCTCAAGGACAAGCAGACGGACCGTCTCCACACGGCCGTCTCCTGA
- a CDS encoding polyribonucleotide nucleotidyltransferase, which translates to MENETHYAEAVIDNGSFGTRTIRFETGRLAKQAAGSAVAYLDDDTMVLSATTASKKPKDQLDFFPLTVDVEERMYAAGKIPGSFFRREGRPSEDAILTCRLIDRPLRPSFAKGLRNEIQIVETIMALNPDHLYDVVAINAASCSTQLAGLPFSGPIGGTRVALIKGQWVAFPTHTELEDAVFDMVVAGRVLEDGDVAIMMVEAEATERTIELVKGGAEAPTEEVVAAGLEAAKPFIKVLCKAQSDLAAKAAKPVGEFPVFLDYQDDVLEALTAAVKTELAQALTIAGKQERENELDRIKEIAAEKLLPAFEGREKEIAGAYRALTKKLVRERIIKDKVRIDGRGLTDIRTLAAEVEAIPRVHGSALFERGETQILGVTTLNMLRMEQQLDTLSPVTRKRYMHNYNFPPYSVGETGRVGSPKRREIGHGALAERAIVPVLPSREEFPYAIRQVSEALGSNGSTSMGSVCASTMSLLNAGVPLKAPVAGIAMGLISQEIDGKTHYVALTDILGAEDAFGDMDFKVAGTKEFVTALQLDTKLDGIPASVLAAALKQARDARLHILDVMMEAIDRPDEMSPNAPRIITVKIPVDKIGEVIGPKGKMINQIQEDTGAEITIEDDGTIYIGAADGPAAEAARATINGIANPTMPEVGERYLGTVVKTTTFGAFVSLLPGKDGLLHISQIRKLAGGKRVENVEDVLAVGSKVQVEIAEIDQRGKLSLIPVLADEEGAEGAEDAKDDTDK; encoded by the coding sequence GTGGAGAACGAGACCCACTACGCCGAGGCCGTCATCGACAACGGCTCCTTCGGCACCCGCACCATCCGCTTCGAGACGGGCCGCCTGGCCAAGCAGGCCGCCGGTTCCGCCGTCGCGTACCTGGACGACGACACCATGGTGCTGTCGGCCACCACCGCGTCCAAGAAGCCCAAGGACCAGCTCGACTTCTTCCCCCTGACGGTCGACGTCGAGGAGCGGATGTACGCGGCCGGCAAGATCCCCGGCTCGTTCTTCCGCCGCGAGGGCCGGCCCTCCGAGGACGCGATCCTCACCTGCCGCCTGATCGACCGGCCGCTGCGCCCCTCCTTCGCGAAGGGGCTGCGCAACGAGATCCAGATCGTCGAGACGATCATGGCGCTCAACCCGGACCACCTCTACGACGTGGTCGCGATCAACGCCGCCTCCTGCTCCACGCAGCTGGCCGGCCTGCCCTTCTCCGGCCCCATCGGCGGCACCCGTGTCGCGCTGATCAAGGGCCAGTGGGTCGCCTTCCCGACGCACACCGAGCTCGAGGACGCCGTCTTCGACATGGTCGTCGCGGGCCGCGTCCTGGAGGACGGCGACGTCGCGATCATGATGGTCGAGGCCGAGGCCACCGAGCGGACGATCGAGCTCGTCAAGGGCGGCGCCGAGGCGCCGACCGAGGAGGTCGTCGCCGCCGGTCTCGAGGCCGCGAAGCCGTTCATCAAGGTCCTGTGCAAGGCCCAGTCGGACCTCGCCGCCAAGGCCGCCAAGCCGGTCGGCGAGTTCCCGGTCTTCCTCGACTACCAGGACGACGTCCTGGAGGCGCTCACCGCCGCCGTCAAGACGGAGCTCGCCCAGGCGCTCACCATCGCGGGCAAGCAGGAGCGCGAGAACGAGCTCGACCGCATCAAGGAGATCGCCGCCGAGAAGCTCCTCCCGGCCTTCGAGGGCCGCGAGAAGGAGATCGCCGGTGCGTACCGCGCGCTGACCAAGAAGCTGGTCCGCGAGCGCATCATCAAGGACAAGGTCCGCATCGACGGCCGCGGGCTCACGGACATCCGTACGCTCGCCGCCGAGGTCGAGGCCATCCCGCGCGTGCACGGCTCCGCGCTGTTCGAGCGTGGCGAGACCCAGATCCTGGGCGTCACCACCCTCAACATGCTGCGCATGGAGCAGCAGCTGGACACCCTCTCCCCGGTGACCCGCAAGCGCTACATGCACAACTACAACTTCCCGCCGTACTCCGTCGGCGAGACCGGCCGCGTGGGCTCGCCCAAGCGCCGCGAGATCGGCCACGGCGCGCTCGCCGAGCGCGCGATCGTGCCGGTGCTGCCGTCGCGTGAGGAGTTCCCGTACGCGATCCGCCAGGTGTCCGAGGCCCTCGGCTCCAACGGCTCGACGTCCATGGGCTCGGTCTGCGCCTCCACCATGTCGCTGCTGAACGCCGGTGTGCCGCTCAAGGCCCCCGTCGCCGGCATCGCCATGGGCCTGATCTCCCAGGAGATCGACGGCAAGACGCACTACGTCGCCCTCACCGACATCCTCGGTGCGGAGGACGCCTTCGGCGACATGGACTTCAAGGTCGCCGGTACGAAGGAGTTCGTCACCGCTCTCCAGCTCGACACCAAGCTGGACGGCATCCCGGCCTCCGTCCTGGCCGCGGCCCTCAAGCAGGCCCGCGACGCCCGCCTCCACATCCTCGACGTGATGATGGAAGCGATCGACCGCCCGGACGAGATGTCCCCCAACGCCCCGCGGATCATCACCGTCAAGATCCCCGTGGACAAGATCGGCGAGGTCATCGGCCCCAAGGGCAAGATGATCAACCAGATCCAGGAGGACACCGGCGCCGAGATCACGATCGAGGACGACGGCACGATCTACATCGGTGCCGCCGACGGCCCGGCCGCCGAGGCCGCCCGCGCCACGATCAACGGCATCGCCAACCCGACCATGCCGGAGGTCGGCGAGCGCTACCTGGGTACGGTCGTCAAGACCACCACCTTCGGCGCGTTCGTCTCGCTCCTCCCGGGCAAGGACGGCCTGCTGCACATCTCGCAGATCCGCAAGCTCGCCGGTGGCAAGCGCGTGGAGAACGTCGAGGACGTGCTCGCGGTCGGCTCCAAGGTCCAGGTCGAGATCGCCGAGATCGACCAGCGCGGCAAGCTCTCCCTCATCCCCGTCCTCGCGGACGAGGAGGGCGCCGAGGGCGCTGAGGACGCGAAGGACGACACCGACAAGTGA
- the rpsO gene encoding 30S ribosomal protein S15, translating to MSLDAATKKQIMAEFGTKEGDTGSPEVQVALLSRRISDLTEHLKTHKHDHHSRRGLLILVGQRRRLLQYLAKKDIQRFRALVDRLGIRRGAAGGAK from the coding sequence GTGTCTCTCGACGCCGCCACGAAGAAGCAGATCATGGCCGAGTTCGGCACCAAGGAGGGCGACACCGGCTCCCCCGAGGTCCAGGTCGCGCTGCTCTCCCGCCGCATCTCGGACCTGACCGAGCACCTCAAGACCCACAAGCACGACCACCACTCCCGCCGTGGTCTGCTGATCCTCGTGGGCCAGCGCCGCCGCCTGCTGCAGTACCTGGCCAAGAAGGACATCCAGCGCTTCCGTGCGCTGGTCGACCGCCTCGGCATCCGCCGCGGTGCGGCCGGCGGCGCCAAGTAA
- the eccD gene encoding type VII secretion integral membrane protein EccD, with product MSTSAATGFCRVTVVAPDSRIDVALPEDIAVADVYPEILRLTGQTQAVATPTGYHLVRRDGTVLDGARTLVAQQVLDGEVLLLRPFSESLPPAVYDDVADAVASAVTRDRRLWSDDMLRGAGLVGGALLLLLMGLVLWYADPVRHDMHGLPGVIAGAAGVLLTAFAGVRARVYGDRYGAVAFGLSALPLLLVAGSGIIGPAAGQGPGRLQFLLGCVAVLVASVVLVALAPSGDAPFVAATFLAVVGTLATFAAILTDASATATASVCAPVAIGLVAFLPGLSARFARLPIGYAAPRTPSMDFDADEQPEVQPVEAERIALQARRGHEMLLGLVGGCAAVVVASAAVLGFAGNTWGQWLALATGLAMLLRARLFRYTSQVACALVAGLAAICLLILGLSLNPPADLVRELLVHGDRGGLNVRTIWLTAAVALGVALITAIGLIIPKKGMSPFWGRLLDIVEGAVLLSLVPLCLAVLDVYTAARSLTS from the coding sequence GTGAGTACCAGCGCAGCGACCGGTTTCTGTCGCGTCACCGTCGTGGCGCCGGACAGCCGCATCGATGTGGCCCTTCCCGAGGACATCGCCGTCGCCGACGTCTACCCGGAGATACTCCGGCTCACCGGCCAGACCCAGGCGGTGGCCACCCCCACCGGCTATCACCTCGTACGCCGCGACGGCACCGTCCTCGACGGCGCCCGCACGCTCGTCGCCCAGCAGGTCCTCGACGGTGAGGTGCTCCTCCTGCGGCCCTTCTCGGAGTCGTTGCCCCCGGCCGTCTACGACGACGTGGCCGACGCCGTCGCCTCCGCCGTCACCCGGGACCGCCGCCTGTGGAGCGACGACATGCTGCGCGGCGCCGGACTCGTCGGCGGGGCGCTGCTGCTTCTCCTCATGGGCCTCGTCCTCTGGTACGCCGACCCCGTCCGCCACGACATGCACGGCCTCCCCGGGGTGATCGCGGGCGCCGCCGGTGTGCTGCTCACGGCGTTCGCGGGCGTACGGGCCCGGGTCTACGGCGACCGGTACGGGGCCGTCGCCTTCGGCCTGAGCGCCCTTCCCCTCCTCCTCGTCGCGGGCTCCGGCATCATCGGCCCGGCCGCGGGACAGGGCCCCGGCCGTCTCCAGTTCCTCCTGGGCTGTGTGGCCGTCCTCGTCGCCTCCGTCGTGCTGGTCGCCCTCGCCCCCAGCGGCGACGCCCCCTTCGTGGCGGCCACCTTCCTGGCCGTCGTCGGCACGCTCGCCACGTTCGCCGCGATCCTCACCGACGCGTCCGCCACCGCCACCGCGTCGGTCTGCGCCCCCGTCGCGATCGGCCTCGTCGCGTTCCTGCCCGGCCTGTCCGCACGCTTCGCCCGGCTCCCCATCGGATACGCCGCGCCGCGCACCCCATCGATGGACTTCGACGCGGACGAGCAGCCGGAGGTCCAGCCCGTCGAGGCGGAGCGCATCGCCCTCCAGGCCCGCCGCGGCCACGAGATGCTGCTCGGCCTGGTCGGCGGCTGCGCCGCCGTCGTCGTCGCGAGCGCCGCCGTCCTCGGATTCGCGGGCAACACGTGGGGACAGTGGCTCGCCCTGGCCACCGGACTCGCGATGCTGCTGCGCGCCCGCCTGTTCCGCTACACCTCCCAGGTCGCGTGCGCGCTGGTGGCGGGCCTCGCCGCGATCTGCCTGCTGATCCTGGGGCTCTCCCTCAACCCGCCCGCCGACCTGGTGCGCGAGCTGCTCGTCCACGGAGACCGGGGCGGTCTCAACGTCCGTACGATCTGGCTCACCGCCGCGGTCGCCCTCGGAGTCGCCCTCATCACCGCGATCGGCCTGATCATCCCGAAGAAGGGCATGTCGCCGTTCTGGGGCCGGCTGCTCGACATCGTCGAGGGAGCGGTCCTGCTCTCCCTCGTCCCGCTCTGCCTCGCCGTCCTGGACGTCTACACCGCGGCCCGCTCCCTGACCAGCTAG